A region of Nostoc sp. 'Peltigera membranacea cyanobiont' N6 DNA encodes the following proteins:
- a CDS encoding type II toxin-antitoxin system HicA family toxin: protein MPAKASELKRVARKLGFEKVRQKGSHARWQHPDGRATTIPIHSNAEIGKWLFYEILKQLGITEEDFNQLR from the coding sequence ATGCCAGCTAAAGCCAGTGAATTAAAACGGGTGGCGCGGAAACTTGGTTTTGAAAAAGTGCGACAGAAAGGCTCTCATGCTCGTTGGCAACATCCAGATGGACGAGCAACCACAATTCCTATTCATAGCAATGCTGAAATTGGTAAGTGGTTATTTTATGAAATTCTCAAGCAGTTGGGTATTACAGAGGAAGATTTTAACCAACTGCGATAA
- a CDS encoding type II toxin-antitoxin system HicB family antitoxin, translated as MKSLQDYTTVIRPDNNGTFVAYIPAISGCHAWGQTPDEARTELVYVFEMIQEEYEEQGRSLPKDVELVIANAS; from the coding sequence ATGAAGTCTTTACAAGACTACACCACTGTTATCCGTCCCGATAACAATGGTACATTTGTCGCCTATATACCAGCGATTTCCGGTTGTCACGCTTGGGGACAAACGCCAGATGAGGCCCGTACTGAACTTGTCTATGTTTTTGAAATGATTCAGGAAGAATACGAAGAACAAGGACGTTCTCTACCCAAAGACGTTGAACTGGTAATTGCAAATGCCAGCTAA
- the cobJ gene encoding precorrin-3B C(17)-methyltransferase yields the protein MNVAPAIVVLGQNSVTVARKIISVLPGATLYGLAGRTSGVDVSFTNFGDTLRELFAQGTPLIGICAAGILIRTLAPLLSDKQQEPPVLAVAEDGSAVVPLLGGLAGVNDLARRIAEALDIKPAITTTGYLRLGTTLLSPPPGYHLANPDDAKKFISDVLAGAQVKLEGIAPWLSDRKLPIDPQGDLTIQVTERLVTPTANCLVYHPATIAIAINDTIDDAIPLVQQLLVDAKLEKTSVAGIFAPMTAAANPAIHAVASALDVPARFFTPNQLESLLSQGYSPVQAAAIAATGTSPLSSLSPDVAIAIAPQPIDPNTIGQPRGRLAIIGTGPGGSQWMSPEVKEILKSATDLVGYKTYLDLIGSLADGKQRHESDNREEEARAKMALDLAASGRYVAVVSSGDPGIYAMATAVFEVCDRYAKPEWDTIDIHVAPGISAMQAAAAAIGAPLGHDFCAISLSDILKPWSAIAQRIAAAAAADFVIAFYNPVSKERTWQLAEARNILLLHRTPDTPVVLARNLGRPGQTVKAIALDQLTPESADMRTIILVGSTKTRTIKRSDGNLWVYTPRRYIKE from the coding sequence ATGAACGTTGCACCCGCCATTGTAGTACTAGGTCAAAATAGCGTGACAGTAGCACGCAAAATAATCAGCGTTCTACCAGGAGCGACGCTATACGGTCTAGCGGGTCGTACATCGGGAGTGGATGTCAGCTTTACTAATTTTGGTGACACATTACGCGAGTTATTTGCTCAGGGAACGCCGCTAATTGGCATTTGTGCCGCCGGCATTTTAATTAGGACGTTAGCTCCCCTACTCTCGGATAAACAACAGGAACCACCAGTGTTAGCTGTGGCTGAAGATGGTAGTGCTGTTGTCCCCCTGTTGGGCGGACTTGCTGGAGTAAACGATTTGGCCCGCCGCATTGCTGAAGCTCTTGATATCAAACCTGCAATTACGACCACAGGCTATTTACGTTTGGGTACAACGCTGTTGTCTCCTCCCCCCGGATACCATTTAGCAAACCCAGACGATGCTAAGAAATTTATCTCAGATGTGCTAGCCGGGGCGCAAGTCAAACTAGAAGGAATAGCACCTTGGTTGAGCGATCGCAAACTACCCATAGATCCACAGGGAGATTTGACCATTCAAGTTACGGAACGTTTGGTGACTCCTACAGCCAACTGTCTTGTGTATCACCCAGCAACGATCGCGATCGCAATTAACGACACCATTGATGATGCAATCCCTTTAGTACAGCAGCTACTAGTTGATGCCAAACTAGAAAAAACATCAGTAGCCGGGATATTTGCACCCATGACTGCCGCAGCCAATCCCGCAATCCACGCTGTAGCTAGCGCCTTGGACGTACCTGCCCGCTTTTTTACCCCAAATCAGCTAGAAAGTCTGTTATCACAAGGTTATAGCCCCGTCCAAGCAGCAGCGATCGCAGCCACAGGCACATCCCCCTTATCTTCGTTATCTCCTGACGTGGCGATCGCCATTGCCCCCCAACCAATTGACCCCAACACCATCGGTCAGCCACGCGGACGGTTAGCGATTATTGGCACTGGCCCTGGTGGATCGCAATGGATGTCTCCCGAAGTCAAGGAAATACTTAAGTCTGCAACTGACCTAGTGGGTTATAAAACTTATTTGGATTTAATCGGTTCTCTGGCTGATGGCAAGCAACGCCATGAGTCCGACAACCGCGAAGAAGAAGCACGGGCAAAAATGGCTCTTGATTTGGCAGCATCTGGGCGATATGTTGCTGTGGTTTCATCTGGCGACCCTGGTATCTATGCAATGGCAACAGCAGTTTTTGAAGTATGCGATCGCTATGCCAAACCCGAATGGGACACTATCGACATTCATGTTGCACCAGGTATTTCAGCTATGCAAGCAGCCGCCGCCGCCATTGGTGCGCCCCTTGGACATGACTTCTGTGCTATTTCCCTCTCTGATATCTTGAAGCCTTGGTCTGCGATCGCCCAACGCATTGCTGCTGCTGCTGCGGCTGATTTCGTAATCGCCTTTTACAATCCTGTTTCTAAAGAGCGCACCTGGCAACTGGCTGAAGCAAGAAATATTTTACTCTTACATAGAACACCAGATACCCCAGTAGTTTTAGCGCGGAATCTCGGTAGACCAGGACAAACGGTGAAAGCGATCGCACTTGACCAGCTAACACCAGAAAGCGCTGATATGCGGACAATTATTCTCGTTGGTTCCACAAAAACCCGAACCATCAAACGTAGCGATGGTAATCTCTGGGTTTATACGCCGCGTCGCTATATCAAAGAGTAA
- a CDS encoding Uma2 family endonuclease — translation MTLSQSHPYLSPEEYLENEKSSPIKHEYIQGRIYAMAGASDAHVTITANLVTLLRNHIRGTGCRVYVADMKARIESLNLFYYPDIMVTCDQRDTNFEYFKRYPSLIIEVLSPSTEALDRGDKFSDYQELETLQEYVLISQNRQRIDCFRRNSESRWELYSYRVNQELQFTSLDFSCSLTDIYEDVSFPETFNPTSA, via the coding sequence ATGACTCTTAGCCAATCTCACCCCTATCTTTCGCCAGAAGAATACCTGGAAAATGAAAAATCTAGCCCAATTAAACATGAATATATTCAAGGGCGGATTTATGCAATGGCAGGGGCAAGTGATGCTCATGTAACAATTACCGCGAACTTAGTCACCCTACTGAGAAATCACATTCGCGGAACTGGGTGTCGTGTTTATGTTGCTGACATGAAAGCACGCATCGAATCTCTGAATCTTTTCTACTATCCTGATATCATGGTGACTTGCGATCAACGAGATACCAATTTTGAATATTTTAAACGTTATCCCAGCTTAATTATTGAAGTTCTATCACCTTCCACCGAGGCTTTAGACAGAGGTGATAAATTTAGTGACTATCAAGAATTAGAAACATTGCAAGAATATGTCTTAATTAGTCAAAATCGTCAGCGTATTGATTGCTTTCGGCGCAATTCAGAAAGTAGATGGGAGCTTTATAGCTATAGGGTAAATCAAGAATTACAGTTTACCAGCCTGGATTTTTCTTGTTCCCTCACTGATATTTATGAAGATGTCTCCTTTCCCGAAACTTTTAACCCTACTTCTGCTTAA
- a CDS encoding cupin domain-containing protein, with translation MIINSLKDLPEESVSHNPEIKKKVMLRFGDLPHLTNFSQARFAPGQTAPVHAHQDMCEVFFVEAGSGVIHIDGTEYPLLPGNCVAIEPGEIHEVVNSGSTELVLTYFGLRVE, from the coding sequence ATGATTATCAATTCTCTGAAAGACTTGCCCGAAGAGTCTGTTTCTCACAATCCCGAAATCAAGAAAAAGGTGATGCTACGCTTCGGCGATTTGCCTCACCTCACTAACTTTTCTCAAGCGCGTTTTGCTCCCGGACAAACTGCACCAGTACACGCGCATCAAGATATGTGCGAAGTCTTCTTTGTGGAAGCCGGTTCGGGAGTAATTCATATTGATGGTACAGAATATCCACTGCTTCCAGGAAACTGTGTAGCGATAGAACCTGGAGAAATACACGAAGTTGTCAATAGTGGCTCAACTGAGCTTGTTTTGACCTACTTTGGTTTGCGAGTGGAATAA
- a CDS encoding glycerol-3-phosphate acyltransferase, with the protein MFEPWGVLVLLIICPLLGGLPLIAWIAYALTGKQLSQVGTRNISVSSAFYHCGKFVGILAVLSEAFKGIAAVFLSRLFFPEGSFWELIALIALVIGRYWIGRGAGTTNVVWGFVVHDPLVAIFVFFFAGISFTILQSKKTVKFGVLLLFPLFVAILHISDIPRMVAAVALAGLMGWIYTKIPDDMNLPVQQAQTESQGMLEFLRGDRAMISLDEELDASIVGEKAATLSQIKRWGYPVPKGWVLPPVDDPEVLTEFLQPSELSPLVVRSSAIGEDSEQASAAGQYKTVLNVTSAEALQQAIAQVQASYNHPSAVQYRRDRGSNDTAMAVLIQQQVQSVYSGVAFSRDPITQQGDAIIIEALPGSPTQIVSGKVTPEQYRAFVVETEKSPSVQLEGTGRVPSALIKQVAYLAHRLEKRYHGTPQDIEWSYDGQTLWVLQSRPITTLLPIWTRKIAAEVIPGVIHPLTWSINRPLTCGVWGEFFTLVLGDRALGLDFNETATLHYSRAYFNASLLGNIFLRMGLPPESLEFLTRGAKLSKPSLQSTWENLPGLGKLLKRELNLEKDFKRDYHQKFIPGLSQLAQENVDSLEPALLLIRIDFILELLRHGTYYSILAPLSAALRQAIFRVKDSQIDNSVTPEIAALRSLSAIATDAKQILVEFEPQQVFEQLKQTPEGEKILQAFDELLQDYGYLSEVGTDISVPTWRENPQMIKQMFVQLMQGNEPQSGAKDAINSIFAGKRKRSFVQQRVDIKGRVTEVYSRLLAELRWSFVALENIWLKSGLLQQTGDIFFLHFDEVQRLVGGEDSKLIEELDKLVESRRSQFVQDSEFIQIPLLVYGNTPPHPLAPSALYSDQILQGIGASHGQAEGRVKVLRNLQDVPEIDRDTILVVPYTDSGWAPLLLRAGGLIAEVGGRLSHGAIVAREYGIPAVMDVRGATWILQDGQRVRIDGSRGIVELSNDLRPE; encoded by the coding sequence ATGTTTGAACCTTGGGGTGTCTTAGTTCTTTTAATTATCTGCCCCCTCTTGGGCGGATTACCCCTAATTGCATGGATCGCTTACGCACTAACGGGGAAGCAATTATCACAAGTTGGTACACGAAACATTAGTGTATCATCTGCCTTTTATCACTGCGGTAAGTTTGTCGGAATTCTGGCAGTCTTGTCAGAAGCTTTTAAAGGAATTGCGGCAGTTTTCCTCAGCCGCCTTTTCTTCCCAGAGGGATCGTTTTGGGAATTGATAGCTCTCATCGCTCTGGTAATTGGTAGATACTGGATAGGCAGAGGAGCAGGTACGACAAATGTGGTTTGGGGATTTGTCGTACACGATCCGCTTGTGGCAATATTTGTCTTTTTCTTTGCAGGGATTAGCTTTACCATTTTGCAATCCAAAAAGACAGTCAAATTTGGGGTTTTGCTTCTCTTTCCGTTGTTTGTGGCAATTTTGCACATTAGCGATATTCCAAGAATGGTTGCTGCTGTCGCCTTAGCTGGTTTAATGGGATGGATTTATACAAAAATTCCTGATGATATGAATTTACCAGTTCAACAGGCGCAAACAGAATCCCAAGGAATGTTGGAATTTTTACGCGGCGATCGCGCGATGATTTCTTTAGATGAAGAGTTGGATGCTTCTATTGTCGGAGAAAAGGCGGCTACGCTATCCCAAATTAAGCGCTGGGGCTATCCAGTCCCGAAGGGGTGGGTGTTACCCCCAGTTGACGATCCTGAAGTGTTGACTGAATTTCTCCAGCCATCAGAATTATCCCCTTTGGTAGTCCGTTCCTCTGCCATTGGCGAAGATTCAGAACAGGCTTCTGCTGCTGGACAGTATAAAACAGTTTTAAATGTTACTAGCGCAGAGGCATTACAGCAAGCGATCGCTCAAGTTCAAGCTTCTTACAATCATCCTTCTGCTGTGCAATATCGGCGCGATCGCGGTTCAAATGATACTGCAATGGCTGTGTTGATTCAACAACAAGTCCAAAGTGTATATTCTGGCGTTGCTTTCAGCCGCGATCCTATTACTCAGCAGGGTGATGCAATCATCATTGAAGCCCTTCCCGGTAGCCCCACGCAAATTGTTTCAGGAAAAGTCACACCAGAGCAATATCGCGCTTTTGTCGTTGAAACAGAAAAATCTCCCTCTGTGCAATTAGAGGGGACTGGACGAGTTCCATCAGCATTAATCAAGCAAGTTGCGTATTTAGCTCATCGACTCGAAAAACGCTATCATGGCACTCCTCAAGATATTGAATGGAGTTATGACGGGCAAACGCTTTGGGTGTTACAATCTCGACCGATCACGACTCTACTACCAATTTGGACGCGCAAAATCGCCGCCGAAGTGATTCCTGGAGTAATTCACCCTTTAACATGGTCAATTAATCGTCCCTTAACTTGTGGAGTTTGGGGAGAATTTTTTACTCTAGTTTTAGGCGATCGCGCTTTGGGGTTAGATTTTAATGAGACAGCAACTCTGCATTATTCTAGAGCTTATTTTAACGCATCCCTCTTAGGAAATATCTTTCTCCGTATGGGATTGCCGCCGGAAAGTCTGGAATTTTTAACCAGAGGAGCTAAATTAAGTAAACCATCCTTGCAGTCAACCTGGGAGAATTTGCCAGGACTAGGGAAGTTACTGAAGCGGGAATTAAATTTAGAAAAAGACTTCAAGCGGGATTATCACCAAAAGTTTATTCCTGGGTTGTCGCAGTTGGCGCAGGAAAATGTAGATAGTTTGGAACCAGCCTTGCTGCTCATCAGAATTGACTTTATTTTAGAGTTGTTGCGCCACGGGACATATTACAGCATTTTAGCTCCCTTAAGTGCTGCTCTGCGGCAGGCGATTTTCCGAGTGAAGGATAGCCAAATTGATAATAGCGTGACTCCAGAGATAGCGGCATTGCGATCGCTCAGTGCCATAGCTACAGATGCCAAGCAGATATTAGTTGAGTTTGAGCCACAGCAGGTATTTGAGCAGTTAAAGCAAACCCCAGAGGGAGAAAAGATCCTGCAAGCATTTGATGAATTGCTTCAAGATTACGGCTATTTAAGTGAAGTGGGAACTGATATCTCCGTTCCCACTTGGCGGGAGAATCCCCAGATGATTAAGCAGATGTTTGTGCAGTTAATGCAAGGGAACGAACCACAATCAGGTGCGAAAGACGCAATTAATAGCATCTTTGCTGGTAAGCGCAAACGTTCTTTTGTGCAACAGCGTGTAGATATTAAAGGACGAGTTACCGAAGTTTATTCACGGCTTTTAGCTGAATTGCGTTGGAGTTTTGTTGCTTTAGAGAATATTTGGTTAAAATCCGGCTTACTCCAGCAAACCGGAGATATCTTTTTTCTCCACTTTGATGAAGTGCAGCGTTTAGTTGGGGGTGAAGATTCTAAGTTAATTGAGGAGTTAGATAAATTAGTAGAATCGAGGCGATCGCAATTTGTCCAAGATAGCGAGTTTATTCAAATACCCCTTTTAGTCTACGGCAATACACCTCCTCACCCCTTAGCTCCTTCTGCGCTGTACTCTGACCAAATTTTACAAGGTATTGGAGCCAGTCATGGGCAAGCTGAAGGCAGAGTAAAGGTGTTGCGAAATTTACAAGATGTGCCGGAGATTGACCGAGATACAATTCTAGTCGTACCTTACACAGATTCCGGCTGGGCCCCTTTGTTATTAAGGGCTGGAGGGCTAATTGCCGAAGTTGGCGGACGGCTTTCTCACGGTGCGATCGTGGCTCGTGAATACGGTATTCCTGCTGTAATGGATGTTCGTGGCGCTACATGGATTTTGCAAGATGGTCAACGAGTAAGGATTGATGGATCTAGGGGTATTGTGGAATTATCTAACGATTTAAGACCAGAATGA
- a CDS encoding DUF4174 domain-containing protein, protein MNNSVLIVLPLLACIVFSPVSKADIVQNSNNHGIKKSSFNLSSQKWKNRVLLVFAPSVDNHSYQQQMQLLQAHNSNFADRDLILVQVLATESYANRQPIDKSSAAKLRDRFGVEKENFRLILVGKDGGVKRSDATPVQAKAIFEEIDAMPMRQQEMQERGRK, encoded by the coding sequence GTGAATAATTCAGTATTAATTGTCCTTCCTCTATTAGCGTGTATAGTCTTTTCGCCAGTTAGCAAAGCTGATATTGTCCAAAATTCAAACAATCACGGCATCAAAAAGTCTTCATTTAACCTCAGTTCCCAAAAATGGAAAAACCGCGTGCTACTAGTCTTTGCACCGTCTGTTGACAATCATAGTTATCAGCAGCAAATGCAACTATTGCAAGCTCATAACAGCAATTTTGCAGATCGGGATTTAATTCTCGTTCAGGTTTTGGCAACAGAAAGCTATGCCAACAGACAGCCAATAGATAAGTCTTCTGCCGCCAAGTTGCGCGATCGCTTTGGGGTTGAGAAAGAAAATTTTCGCTTGATTTTGGTGGGTAAAGACGGTGGTGTTAAGCGCAGTGATGCTACTCCAGTGCAGGCGAAGGCAATTTTTGAGGAAATTGACGCTATGCCCATGCGTCAGCAAGAAATGCAAGAGCGAGGCAGAAAATAA
- a CDS encoding KGK domain-containing protein: MSNQIFLSDEDVVSMAQDANFVGASTFTGEELMERLKSLVHGHTCLQEDKASAWATNGVNCKLLLAQGGGWQKGKIRIRFEFIPDKPTSTKPVIPTNSISPLDDLRSHLEV, encoded by the coding sequence ATGAGCAATCAAATTTTTCTGTCTGATGAGGATGTTGTTTCTATGGCTCAGGATGCTAATTTTGTGGGGGCTTCAACATTTACAGGTGAAGAATTGATGGAACGTCTGAAGTCTTTGGTGCATGGGCACACCTGCTTACAAGAAGATAAGGCTTCAGCCTGGGCTACCAATGGCGTAAACTGTAAGCTTTTACTAGCTCAGGGTGGCGGCTGGCAAAAAGGTAAAATCCGAATTCGCTTTGAGTTTATTCCTGACAAGCCAACATCAACAAAACCAGTGATTCCTACTAACTCGATATCTCCACTGGACGATCTGCGATCGCACCTAGAGGTCTAA
- a CDS encoding DNA methyltransferase, giving the protein MNPQLELPFQEFSSCTSKPLDSSSTFINNMKLPVHRWFRFSAGFSAQWVETIISQAKERREITVLDPFSGSGTTLLASEKLGVECLGIEAHPFVVRIARAKLLYQTDADAYLEHIQKVIKRAENVQPCIDTYPKLIHECFSISSLESLDRLRQSWEKLADDSSESQLVWLTLVSILRHVSHAGTAPWQYILPNKKKQYSIDAMSAFCLMAESIATDMRIAGKMAASVATLIQSDARTCQGVPDNFANLVITSPPYANNYDYADATRLEMCFMKEISGWGDLQSAVRQYLIRSCSQHVTNKNVNIDEVLASHELAPIKTSIIETFHKLSQERHLHGGKKNYHLMIACYFLDMARVWIALRRVCKSPATVCFMIGDSAPYGIYVPVIEWMGLLAQAAGFKSFNFEKVRDRNVKWKNRKHRVPLCEGCLWVYG; this is encoded by the coding sequence ATGAATCCACAATTAGAATTGCCATTTCAGGAATTTTCTTCTTGCACTTCCAAACCCTTGGACAGTTCATCTACATTTATTAATAACATGAAATTGCCAGTTCATCGCTGGTTTAGATTTAGTGCAGGTTTCTCTGCACAATGGGTTGAAACTATAATTAGCCAAGCTAAAGAACGAAGAGAAATTACAGTCTTAGATCCATTCTCTGGTTCTGGTACAACCTTACTCGCATCTGAAAAGCTTGGAGTTGAATGTTTAGGAATTGAGGCTCATCCCTTTGTTGTGCGTATAGCAAGAGCTAAACTTTTATATCAAACTGACGCTGATGCTTATCTTGAACATATACAAAAAGTTATAAAACGTGCCGAAAATGTTCAGCCCTGTATAGATACATACCCGAAACTGATTCATGAATGTTTTAGTATATCTTCACTTGAGTCTCTAGATAGATTGCGCCAATCTTGGGAAAAACTTGCTGATGATTCATCTGAATCTCAGTTAGTGTGGTTAACACTTGTATCAATTCTTCGTCATGTTTCTCATGCTGGAACTGCACCTTGGCAGTACATTTTACCAAATAAAAAGAAACAATATTCAATAGATGCAATGTCTGCTTTTTGCCTAATGGCAGAGAGTATAGCTACAGATATGAGAATTGCCGGAAAAATGGCGGCTTCTGTTGCTACACTTATTCAATCTGATGCTCGGACTTGCCAGGGTGTACCTGATAATTTTGCCAACTTGGTAATCACTTCACCACCCTATGCTAACAACTATGACTATGCAGATGCTACACGTCTAGAAATGTGTTTTATGAAAGAAATTTCCGGTTGGGGTGATTTACAAAGTGCGGTGAGGCAATACTTAATTCGTTCATGTTCGCAGCATGTAACCAATAAGAATGTAAACATCGACGAAGTTCTAGCATCTCATGAATTAGCTCCAATCAAAACTAGTATTATTGAAACCTTTCACAAATTGTCCCAAGAACGACATTTACATGGAGGTAAAAAGAATTATCACTTGATGATTGCCTGCTATTTTTTGGATATGGCTAGAGTTTGGATAGCACTTCGCAGAGTATGCAAAAGTCCTGCAACAGTTTGTTTTATGATTGGTGATTCTGCTCCCTATGGTATTTATGTTCCGGTGATTGAATGGATGGGTTTATTAGCACAAGCAGCAGGGTTTAAATCTTTTAATTTTGAAAAAGTTCGTGACCGAAATGTGAAGTGGAAAAATCGCAAGCATAGAGTTCCTCTTTGCGAAGGTTGTTTGTGGGTTTACGGGTAG
- the folE gene encoding GTP cyclohydrolase I FolE, producing MTLSIRPDLTSADRVLSSLTTEQKQTVTEAQMMEAVRTLLIGLGEDPDREGLKDTPKRVMKALQFLTKGYHESLDELLNGAVFTEDANEMVLVRDIDIFSSCEHHILPIIGRAHVAYIPNGKVIGLSKIARICEMYARRLQVQERLTVQIADALQGLLKPQGVAVVIEATHMCMVMRGVQKPGSWTVTSAMRGVFAEDVRTREEFMNLIRHNSNFH from the coding sequence ATGACTCTATCGATTCGTCCCGATCTAACTTCTGCCGATCGTGTACTGTCATCTTTAACGACTGAGCAAAAGCAAACTGTCACAGAAGCCCAAATGATGGAGGCTGTGCGTACTTTGCTGATTGGCTTAGGAGAAGATCCAGACCGCGAAGGACTAAAAGATACTCCGAAAAGGGTGATGAAAGCTTTACAGTTTCTCACCAAAGGATATCATGAATCTTTGGATGAACTGCTAAACGGAGCAGTCTTTACAGAAGATGCCAATGAAATGGTATTAGTACGGGACATCGATATTTTCAGTTCCTGCGAACATCATATTTTGCCAATTATCGGTCGCGCTCATGTTGCTTATATTCCTAATGGCAAGGTAATCGGATTATCTAAGATTGCTCGGATTTGCGAAATGTATGCACGACGTTTACAAGTTCAAGAACGTTTGACTGTGCAAATTGCTGATGCCTTACAAGGATTGCTCAAACCCCAAGGGGTTGCTGTGGTAATAGAAGCAACCCACATGTGTATGGTGATGCGTGGCGTGCAGAAACCCGGTTCGTGGACTGTCACTAGTGCAATGCGCGGTGTTTTTGCAGAAGATGTGCGGACTCGTGAGGAATTTATGAATTTGATCCGGCACAATTCTAATTTTCATTAA
- the gatA gene encoding Asp-tRNA(Asn)/Glu-tRNA(Gln) amidotransferase subunit GatA has translation MASIRELHQQLVKKERSAVEITQEALERIQALEPKLHSFLCVTAERALEQASAVDAKIAAGEEIGLLAGIPVGIKDNMCTKGIPTTCASRILENFVPPYESTATQKLADAGAVMVGKTNLDEFAMGSSTENSAYQVTANPWDLSRVPGGSSGGSAAAVSSEECVVALGSDTGGSIRQPASFCGVVGMKPTYGLVSRYGLVAYASSLDQIGPFANTVEDAAILLSAIAGHDPKDSTSLKVAIPNYAANFKPDFKPRGQLRIGIIKETFGEGLDSVVEQAVTKAVDVLQGLGAEIHIVSCPRFRYGLPTYYIIAPSEASANLARYDGVKYGYRAPDADNLLSMYTRTRATGFGTEVKRRIMIGTYALSAGYYDAYYLKAQKVRTLIKQDFEKAFGVVDVLVCPTSPTTAFKAGEKTTDPLSMYLTDLMTIPVNLAGLPSLSLPCGFDDRGLPIGLQLIGNVLREDQLFQVAYAYEQSTTWHLRKPQIS, from the coding sequence ATGGCATCCATCCGCGAGTTGCACCAACAGCTGGTTAAGAAAGAACGTTCTGCCGTTGAAATTACCCAAGAAGCTTTAGAGCGCATTCAAGCGTTAGAGCCGAAACTGCACAGCTTTTTATGTGTTACCGCAGAACGGGCATTAGAGCAGGCCAGTGCTGTGGATGCCAAAATTGCAGCCGGAGAAGAAATCGGGCTGCTAGCAGGCATTCCGGTTGGGATTAAGGACAATATGTGTACCAAGGGGATTCCTACTACCTGCGCCTCTCGAATTTTGGAAAATTTTGTGCCGCCTTATGAATCAACGGCGACGCAAAAACTGGCGGATGCTGGGGCGGTGATGGTAGGCAAAACCAACTTAGATGAGTTTGCAATGGGTAGTTCCACAGAAAACTCTGCCTATCAAGTGACGGCTAATCCTTGGGATTTATCACGAGTTCCAGGTGGTTCTTCGGGCGGTTCAGCTGCTGCGGTGTCGTCTGAAGAATGTGTAGTTGCTCTCGGTTCTGATACTGGTGGTTCGATTCGCCAACCTGCATCTTTTTGCGGTGTTGTGGGCATGAAACCAACTTATGGTTTGGTTTCGCGTTATGGTTTGGTGGCTTACGCTTCGTCTTTGGATCAAATTGGGCCATTTGCAAACACGGTAGAAGATGCGGCAATATTATTAAGTGCGATCGCAGGTCACGATCCTAAAGACTCTACCAGTCTCAAAGTTGCCATTCCCAACTACGCTGCCAACTTCAAACCAGATTTTAAACCCAGAGGTCAACTAAGGATTGGCATCATTAAAGAAACTTTTGGTGAAGGTTTAGACTCTGTAGTTGAACAAGCTGTTACTAAAGCGGTAGATGTATTACAAGGTTTGGGAGCGGAGATTCATATAGTTTCTTGTCCGCGCTTTCGTTATGGCTTACCTACCTACTACATCATCGCCCCATCCGAAGCATCGGCAAACCTGGCTCGTTATGATGGCGTTAAATATGGCTACCGCGCTCCTGATGCCGATAATCTGCTATCGATGTACACTCGTACCCGTGCCACTGGTTTTGGTACAGAAGTTAAACGCCGAATTATGATTGGTACTTACGCACTTTCGGCTGGCTATTACGATGCTTATTATCTGAAAGCGCAAAAAGTCCGCACCCTAATTAAGCAAGACTTTGAAAAAGCTTTTGGCGTGGTTGATGTGTTAGTTTGTCCCACATCTCCCACAACAGCATTTAAAGCAGGGGAAAAAACTACTGACCCCTTGAGTATGTATTTAACTGACTTGATGACTATTCCTGTGAATCTTGCTGGTTTACCTAGTTTAAGTTTGCCATGCGGTTTTGACGATCGCGGTTTACCTATAGGATTACAGCTAATTGGCAATGTGCTGCGAGAAGACCAATTGTTTCAGGTAGCCTACGCTTATGAGCAATCTACTACTTGGCATCTGCGTAAACCACAAATATCTTGA